The nucleotide window ACAGGATCTCCTTACGATACACAATTGCCGCCGATGTACGGCAGACCAGCAACCGGCGCTCCACATCCACAACCACATCCCATGTACGGTCAACAAGCACCCGGACTGTATCCTAGGGTTGGTCAACCCTCCGGCGGCGTCCGTAACCCTCCtattcatcacacctcttctcCGTCTTCCAACAGTATGTATTCCTTGATCTCTCATTTATGTAAGCTTTGTAGGTTAATCTGTTCAGAGTCAATTTCAATAAGGGAAATTTTGATCTCTCACCTGTTTTTTGCAGCTGGAATTGGCATCAGAGTTGCTATTAAACCTGAATATCGGATTACACCTCCGGTATGAATCCTATATGCTTAATATATACTATTGTAGTCTTGTACATGTACTCCCAAGTTCTGAGGTGCTTATATGCTGGACATGCTTGATGCTTCCAACTGTGATATACAACCGTGCTTCATAGAACATTTTGCACATATAGAACTTAAGTTATATACACCGACTGTTTTAAAGCTTCTTACATTATCAGTGAATTTTAACCTGAGGTTAGTTTCCATTTTTACCGATAACCTAATATTTATTGAGAGATTTACCTGTAATTACCTAATAAATGATCTTCTACCTtcaaggtaggagtaaggtctgcgtacacacagaccccacttgtgggattatactgtgattgttgttgttgtacctaATAAATGATCTGATTGCCAAAATACTTTTTACATTGTCGGTGCATAGGACTAACTCAATATAATTCTGCTCATCAGTTTGTTTCCATATCTAGATTTTGTATACTATTTTAATTTAGTATTGTATCAGATGCATAGCTTAAGTCGTTTATGCGAACAATATATTATTTTCGGTTTCTTGCAGCCTCCGCTGTCAACACAAGTGGGAGACATTCCTCGAAGCACATTCAACTTTGATTTTGACTTTGAGAAAAAGATTCTGGCCGAAGCAGAAAAGGAAAGCCAGAATTGGAGCAGGCTAGGGCTGGAAAATCTTCCATCTAGATTGCCAGAACAAACTAACACGGTACTTTGTATTTCTTGTAATCTTGTTAACTGCAGCAGTAAACTCTGGTTACATAAGTTTCTCAAAGCGGGTCCAGTCCGGTATCTGAATGAAAATGTCTAAGTATAATTAATCCCCTGAATACTGAATTTGTTGGGACATACCCACCTAGGACAACACTAGGTTGGCCATTGAATAGAGTGAAGTGCTtaagaggattcatatagcccaCCCAACTAGTTCAGAATGGAGGTGTAGTTGATTGTTAGCTGAAATgcccctccatttcaatttatatgaCAGTGCTTGACTGATCATGGATATTCATTTTGACCTATGTATATTATTAGTGGTAGTggaagaaataaataaagaaacaatTGAAAAGGTTAGTTTGATAGAGAAAGCATCACATCAAAGCTTAAAATTTGTATAGTTTACTGGATTTGCATTCTTGAAGTTGTGAAAGTTGGCTAGACATGGATTGATGACAAACATTTTGGAGCACCCCAAAATGAAAAGAGTGTCATATAAATTGAAAACAGAGAGAGTACTTCTTTGGTGTACACCCATATGCATTTCTATATTTAACTGCTAGGGCGGCAGCTGGGTATGAAGACTAAAATCTTAATAGGGAGATTTCTATTGCTATCTATTTTTTTAGTTTGGTCTTAACCTATAGAGATTAAAAAGCTCATCAACAAGCGATAGAAATATCAAAGAGTTAGACACCTGTACTCTGGCATATGGTGGAGGTAGTCAAGTATATAAAATAGTTTGAGCCTTGAGATGGTTTAGTCTCTTTTTTTCATCACTTGATCTTACAAAATGTGATTTTGGCATTCCAGGAAAGTCCAAATTTGAAAAAGGAGCTGAATTTTTAAGGTGTaactcttttattttctaaagagTAGGAAATTACTTCCAATAACATGTCTTTACATATTCCTAGTCTACATTGAAACTGAAGATTATGAGATGCGGCTGCCAGTCATTCAGTTCATAGTTGGTGACAAAACTGGCGTGATTTTAATATCTGTTCAGGCTCTTTCTCTGGGTTGAACTCCTGGATAATTGAGGAGATGCTAATAAGCAATCCTACTGCTCTGCCCTGTTTACCACAATTAAGCTCGGGGATAATGGTGCAAGTGTTAGTTCTTGTACTTCCTTTTCCTTGGCTCAGGTAGACTACTTTTAAGTTTTCAAGGTGGTTAAATACTTCTGTGAGAAGTGAAGGCAAGGGAAAGTATTATTAAGATGCATAACTTTAATTATCTTACATTGAGCCCTATTTATGTACATACTTTACACAATACATAATACCTACTAACCAATGTGGAACACTGAAGGTACATACACTAACTACCTAACACCTTCCTACGTTGAGGAtttttctttaaacatattcTATTATGCATAGCTTACTCGAACCTAAGGAAGAATAAGTTTGTCCTTTTCCTTTCTAAGAATTAGCGTAACAAGTAATTCCTCAAGTTGGAtccctcattttgaattttgtgGATCCAAATATGGTTTATATACTGCAAAGGAGGAAAAAATCATGTCTCAAAACATGTCatttattttttgacatttttaggatGTCAAATATTAAGTCTGTGAACAAAGGTAGTTAGCATCGTTtcatatatacacacacagagATAACAAATCAAGTATTGATTGCCAAGAGCGCATCATGTGCTTTGTTTGGGAATGTGTAATACATTTAAATATTTTGCAGTTTACTCAATGTGATTTCTGATTTGGTTCTCATCAACAGACACttaatttttgttgatatttgaatGAGTCTTTTCTTACTTGAATATAGGGATCCACTGGAGATTCTGTTATAAACAAATACACAGCATTTGGTTTCAACAGAGAGGCTGTGGCCATAGCGGTTGCAAATTATGGAGATAACCCGATCAAGGTCACATATCTTTTACATGCTTCTCTTACATTTCTCTGTCTGCATGTGGCACTAGGAGCAAGGTCAAATTAGCTTATCTACAGATCTTACTTTAAATTAAGTTTGTGAAGACATTTCTCTACAAAGACTTCCATTTCTTATTTTACCCtgtcctaagtccaatttcaaaTTGAATTCATCGACGGTCAAGTTAACTAATTTTTGTAGTGAAATTGGAAAATGACTAGATTATTTTTTGTAAAGAGAGTTAGATATTTAGAAACTGCATGAAGGTACAACATGATGCATCTTTTTCCATCATAAAACCACTTAGACAGTAATGTTAACAAAAATTGAATTTTAGTTTTTGAAAGGCAAAACATGACATTTAATTTGTGACCGAGATTTTAGAATGTTGAAGTGAACAAGGAAGTGTTGTACAAAAATTTGCCCAATAGCATTGAGGAGCACTTGGCTATAGTAATGTGACCTTTCATTAGGTTGTTCTAACATTTTCTTCATCAACTAATCAGGTCAAGGAATTTGCAGAGAGATATACT belongs to Nicotiana tabacum cultivar K326 chromosome 6, ASM71507v2, whole genome shotgun sequence and includes:
- the LOC107819525 gene encoding uncharacterized protein LOC107819525, giving the protein MEYDYRNRTGSPYDTQLPPMYGRPATGAPHPQPHPMYGQQAPGLYPRVGQPSGGVRNPPIHHTSSPSSNTGIGIRVAIKPEYRITPPPPLSTQVGDIPRSTFNFDFDFEKKILAEAEKESQNWSRLGLENLPSRLPEQTNTGSTGDSVINKYTAFGFNREAVAIAVANYGDNPIKVKEFAERYTRLKEEMGFSSNSVADALLLNDNDTDKAISHLIGNSS